Within Mucilaginibacter inviolabilis, the genomic segment GCCACCGTTGAAATTGATGCCGATGCACTGATCCATGGTAATCAGCAGGGTACCGTTCACGGTGGATTAATCTGCGAACTGGCGGATGCAGCCATCGGTACGGCACATTCTACACTGATGAAAGAAGGGCAATCCTTTACCTCTATTGAATTGAAAATTAACTTTTACAGGCCGGTATGGGAATCAAAGTTAAGAGCCATTGCTACTCCTTTACAAAGCGGCAAAACTATTACGCATTACAAGTGTGAGGTAAAAAACGAAGAAGACAAAGTGGTAGCCATGGTAACCAGTACGGTAATGACTCTTCATGACGATAAGGCAGCAGGACGCTAGTTGATTGGTGAATGTAGAATATCAGATGCTGAATATCGAATTTAGCCTGTGGTCGGTGTTATCACCGCACCACATTCACTGGAGTCTGTATTTTTTGAGTAAAATCACTAGCCGGTGGTCGGTGTTTAGCCTGTGGTCGGTGTTATCACCGCACCACATTTAGCCCGTGGTTGGTGTTATCACCGCACCACACTTCACTGGAGTCTGTGTTTTTTAAGTAAAATCACCTCGATATTCAGCATTCAAAATTCATTATTCGATATTACTTCTTTCTAAACTGCCTATCTTCGCAACATGCTTGATATACTCATTATAGGTGGCGGCCCAATTGGTTTGGCTTGTGGTTTGGCTGCTCAAAAAGCCGGTTTAAGTTTTGTTATTATTGAAAAGGGCTGCCTGGTTAATTCGCTGTACAATTACCCATCAACAATGACCTTCTTTTCTACTTCAGAAAAACTGGAGATTGGCGGGGTACCTTTTGTAACCGTACATAATAAACCCACCCGTAATGATGCGTTGGAGTATTATCGCCGTGTAGCGCTTTCTAACCACCTACCCATCAACCTTTTTGAAGAGGTAACCAATGTTACCCCGCAGAATGGAACTTATACTATAACCACCAGTAAAGCTACCTATCAGGCCAAAAGGGTGATTCTTTCCACCGGCTTTTATGATATCGCCGTTAACCTGGATATTCCCGGCGAGGATTTGCCCAAAGTAAAACACTATTACCAGGATCCGCATTTTTATACCTTACAAAAAGTAGTGGTGGTTGGTTCCAGTAACTCGGCTATCGATGTAGCATTAGAAACCTATCGTAAAGGTGCCGAAGTTACCCTGGTAATTCGTGGAAGCGAAGTAAGCAACCGGGTAAA encodes:
- a CDS encoding YpdA family putative bacillithiol disulfide reductase, translating into MLDILIIGGGPIGLACGLAAQKAGLSFVIIEKGCLVNSLYNYPSTMTFFSTSEKLEIGGVPFVTVHNKPTRNDALEYYRRVALSNHLPINLFEEVTNVTPQNGTYTITTSKATYQAKRVILSTGFYDIAVNLDIPGEDLPKVKHYYQDPHFYTLQKVVVVGSSNSAIDVALETYRKGAEVTLVIRGSEVSNRVKYWVRPDIINRIKEGSIKAYFNSNLHAIRQYEVDIQTPDGLVTIPNDYVMAMTGYQPNFDFLRKLGIVLSDDKFIPQYNPETMETNLPGLYLAGVVCGGLDTHLWFIENSRIHADMIINDIITKR
- a CDS encoding PaaI family thioesterase; the encoded protein is MPKISVLEYLQRQLAGTLTPDMETHMRYPTAISQTLAIRIAAIDHGTATVEIDADALIHGNQQGTVHGGLICELADAAIGTAHSTLMKEGQSFTSIELKINFYRPVWESKLRAIATPLQSGKTITHYKCEVKNEEDKVVAMVTSTVMTLHDDKAAGR